A window of the Lolium perenne isolate Kyuss_39 chromosome 7, Kyuss_2.0, whole genome shotgun sequence genome harbors these coding sequences:
- the LOC127316650 gene encoding uncharacterized protein, protein MAAPPPVLTLAVEKGPRAGETRQCRAGAALRVGRVISGNDLAVRDVGASQRHLAVEFLPPPAARWAVSDLGSSNGTFLNGARLAPSVPAPLSDGDLIVLGESTKLAVSIAPDSEAKPAPRRSSRRAAPTAKAVEEEPTPAVIRRSTRKKAEPSEAEKEGLDAAAVVVVEEEKPRMVTRQSRRNKAAAPEALEAGKEEIEEAAVETRRGRKKKAVEPPEPEKAEEKAAVATRRTRRKHPEPSESEKGEEGNDAITVAPPPVPRTTRSRRARGRVTAPCAMETVPEEEEEEREEVVAPAEEKGDKVAAGGEVEGTAKALEEMPVAPRGRPRRAPKAMTNAHCAASDNVDKETKGGGEEEEDGKREAIVSGGKVGDVENAEERARRSSLETMPVAPRGRARRAPKGMTNVQCASSDNVGKDINGAGEKEDDGKMEAVGNGGDVEDVENTEELAGRSILETMPVAGREQAQRAPKGMTNAQCASSDNVGKEINGAGEEEDDSKREAVVSGGKVGDVENAEECAGRNSLVIMPVAGREQAQRAPKGMANARCAASDNNRGEEIKDGGEEEQGDKKEAAGNGGDVEDVDKAEKRAGRSSLETMTLGEWFDRMEKYLPRTINEAADEMIATMEEKHRRIIEYISTIGNSSNPS, encoded by the coding sequence ATGGCCGCTCCGCCGCCGGTGCTCACCCTGGCGGTGGAGAAGGGCCCGCGTGCCGGCGAGACCCGGCAGTGCCGCGCGGGCGCCGCTCTCCGCGTCGGCCGCGTCATCTCCGGCAACGACCTCGCCGTGCGCGACGTGGGCGCGTCGCAGCGCCACCTCGCCGTCGAGTTCCTCCCGCCACCCGCGGCCCGGTGGGCCGTCTCCGACCTCGGCTCCTCCAACGGCACCTTCCTCAACGGCGCCCGCCTCGCGCCCTCCGTCCCGGCCCCGCTCTCCGACGGGGACCTAATCGTCCTCGGCGAGTCCACCAAGCTCGCCGTGTCCATCGCGCCCGATTCGGAGGCGAAGCCCGCCCCTAGgcgctcctcgcgccgcgccgcgccgacGGCGAAGGCGGTGGAGGAGGAACCGACCCCCGCGGTCATCCGCCGGAGCACACGGAAGAAGGCGGAGCCCTCCGAAGCTGAGAAGGAAGGGCTGGACGCAGCggccgtggtggtggtggaggaagagaaACCCCGGATGGTTACTCGCCAGAGCAGACGGAATAAGGCGGCTGCACCCGAGGCCCTGGAAGCGGGTAAGGAAGAGATCGAGGAGGCCGCAGTGGAGACACGCCGCGGTAGGAAGAAGAAGGCTGTGGAGCCCCCTGAACCAGAGAAGGCGGAGGAGAAGGCAGCAGTAGCCACACGCCGCACGAGGAGGAAGCATCCTGAGCCCTCTGAATCAGAGAAGGGAGAGGAGGGGAACGATGCAATTACGGTTGCCCCTCCACCAGTGCCTCGAACGACAAGGTCCAGAAGGGCTCGGGGAAGGGTTACAGCGCCTTGTGCAATGGAGACtgttcccgaggaggaggaggaggagagagaggaggtggTTGCACCGGCAGAGGAGAAGGGTGATAAGGTGGCAGCTGGGGGAGAAGTGGAAGGGACTGCGAAGGCATTGGAGGAAATGCCAGTTGCTCCAAGAGGGCGGCCACGAAGAGCTCCAAAAGCTATGACCAATGCTCACTGTGCTGCCTCTGACAATGTCGATAAGGAGACAAAGGGTggtggagaagaggaagaggatggcaAGAGAGAAGCGATTGTCAGTGGAGGAAAGGTAGGGGATGTGGAAAATGCAGAGGAGCGTGCTAGGAGAAGCAGCCTGGAGACCATGCCTGTTGCTCCAAGAGGGCGGGCACGAAGAGCGCCAAAGGGGATGACCAATGTTCAGTGTGCTTCTTCTGACAATGTCGGTAAGGACATAAATGGTGCTGGAGAAAAGGAAGATGATGGCAAGATGGAAGCTGTTGGCAATGGAGGAGATGTGGAGGATGTGGAGAACACCGAGGAGCTTGCTGGGAGAAGCATCTTGGAGACCATGCCAGTTGCTGGGAGAGAGCAGGCACAAAGAGCGCCAAAAGGGATGACCAATGCTCAGTGTGCTTCTTCTGACAATGTCGGTAAGGAGATAAATGGTGCTGGAGAAGAGGAAGACGATAGCAAGAGGGAAGCGGTTGTCAGTGGAGGAAAGGTAGGGGATGTGGAGAATGCGGAGGAGTGTGCTGGGAGAAACAGCCTGGTGATCATGCCAGTTGCTGGGAGAGAGCAGGCACAAAGAGCGCCAAAGGGGATGGCCAATGCTCGGTGTGCTGCTTCTGACAACAACAGAGGTGAGGAGATAAAGGATGGTGGAGAAGAGGAACAGGGTGACAAGAAGGAAGCAGCTGGAAATGGAGGAGATGTAGAGGATGTGGATAAGGCAGAGAAGCGTGCTGGGAGAAGCAGCCTGGAGACTATGACATTGGGGGAGTGGTTTGACCGGATGGAAAAGTACCTTCCAAGAACGATCAATGAGGCTGCTGATGAGATGATAGCGACTATGGAGGAGAAGCATCGACGAATCATTGAGTACATTTCGACGATTGGAAATAGTTCCAATCCTTCTTGA
- the LOC127316652 gene encoding uncharacterized protein has protein sequence MCLQDCFVYIICVAAMAVPQVDKKMLGELEEMGFPAIRSIRALHYSGNSNLESAINWLLEHESDPDIDQLPLVPREINIECGDTSNEVRNSAQVVRTHAQERKQEEQTEAGSQKETSLVERELNADEHREEDRKRILALYKSKRDEEERARGRIQNQVQEDKRERIQAAKDLMEAKRILEERQRKRMMESQKAEREEEKRARERIRQRINDDKAERRRGLGLPQENTVASTPIVTPKKVKPTEPVVTSEQLRDCLRTLKKNHKDDNARVKRAFQILLKIIANIAKNPEEEKFRRIRLSNPVFKDKVCSLQGGVEFLELCGFQKLRNNSYLYMPRGKVDVALLNAAGVEIASAMENPYFGLLSK, from the exons ATGTGCTTGCAAGATTGCTTTGTCTATATAATTTGTGTGGCAG CCATGGCTGTCCCACAAGTTGACAAGAAAATgcttggtgaacttgaagaaatgGGATTCCCCGCCATTCGTTCAATTAGGGCGCTCCATTATTCTG GTAATTCTAATCTTGAATCTGCGATAAATTGGCTTCTGGAACATGAAAGTGACCCAGATATTGATCAGTTGCCATTG GTTCCAAGAGAAATCAACATTGAATGTGGTGACACATCAAACGAAGTGAGAAACAGCGCTCAAGTAGTGAG GACTCATGCACAGGAGAGAAAACAAGAGGAGCAAACTGAAGCTGGAAGTCAGAAG GAGACTTCATTGGTGGAAAGAGAACTAAATGCAGATGAACACAGAGAAGAGGATAGAAAAAG GATTTTAGCACTATACAAGTCCAAGCGTGATGAGGAAGAAAGAGCAAGAGGGAGAATCCAAAATCAAGTCCAAGAGGATAAG AGGGAGAGGATTCAAGCTGCTAAAGATCTTATGGAAGCAAAACGGATTCTTGAAGAAAGGCAAAGAAAACG CATGATGGAAAGTCAAAAAGCAGAACGAGAGGAGGAGAAAAGAGCAAGAGAGAGAATCCGTCAACGTATAAATGACGATAAG GCAGAAAGGAGGAGAGGACTTGGTTTGCCGCAGGAAAATACAGTAGCATCAACCCCGATAGTAACTCCCAAAAAG GTAAAACCTACTGAACCTGTTGTAACATCAGAACAACTGAGAGACTGCCTGCGCACTCTGAAAAAGAATCACAAG GATGACAATGCTAGAGTCAAAAGAGCATTCCAAATATTGCTGAAGATAATCGCCAACATAGCAAAGAACCCAGAAGAGGAGAAGTTCAGAAGGATTCGACTAAGCAATCCTGTTTTCAAG GACAAGGTGTGCAGTCTGCAAGGCGGCGTCGAGTTCCTGGAGCTGTGCGGGTTCCAGAAGCTGAGGAACAACAGCTACCTGTACATGCCGAGGGGCAAGGTCGACGTGGCGCTCCTCAACGCTGCAGGGGTTGAGATCGCGTCTGCCATGGAGAATCCCTACTTCGGCCTGCTCTCGAAGTGA